One window of the Bacteroides sp. genome contains the following:
- the mrdA gene encoding penicillin-binding protein 2, producing MLLNQGSNLHSKRKNIILAAMILTGLIFLLRLFYIQVLDPSYKLSANSNVLRYVTDYPARGLIYDRNGELLVYNEAHYDLMVVPGQVKEIDTTAFCQLLGIERVTFEERLKKASDYSLFRPSVFENQISKNTFAIFQEKLFRFPGFFVQPRTLRKYTYPIAAHTFGYVGEVGPRDIEANPYYQSGDYIGISGIERSYEQELRGQKGVKVRMVDVLNRDIGSFQEGRFDTIAIPGKDLYTTLDGQLQQYGEKLMQNKRGSIVAIEPSTGEILALVSTPSYDPNLLVGRVRNENYRKLQEDTLKPLFNRALMAQYPPGSAFKIVNTLTALQEGVINYNTQYGCGGAYYSGRIRVACHSHASPVNAHRGIQFSCNTFSCITFRQILDQPRFSNIQEGFNTWRKYVTSFGFGQPFGSDLAHELSGLIPSSEYYDKIYGPRGWRSLTVISLAIGQGEVGTTPVQLANLVATMANRGYYYTPHIVRAIAHPDSLQERFLEKHNTLIDQAHFEEIAEAMRDVVSAGTGQFSMIPGISMGGKTGTVQNPHGENHSVFIAFAPVEDPKIAISVVVENAGYGATWAAPIASLMIEKYLTRQIGRAWFEQRILEASF from the coding sequence ATGTTATTAAACCAAGGCTCAAATCTTCATTCGAAACGCAAGAACATCATCCTGGCTGCGATGATCCTGACGGGGTTAATTTTTCTTCTCCGGCTGTTCTATATCCAGGTGCTTGATCCATCGTATAAGTTATCTGCCAACAGCAATGTCCTCAGGTATGTAACGGATTATCCTGCGCGGGGATTGATTTACGATCGCAATGGAGAATTGCTTGTTTACAATGAGGCTCATTACGACCTGATGGTAGTCCCCGGGCAGGTGAAAGAAATTGATACAACAGCTTTTTGCCAGTTGCTGGGCATTGAAAGGGTGACATTTGAGGAAAGACTGAAAAAAGCAAGCGATTATTCCCTTTTCCGGCCTTCGGTTTTTGAGAATCAAATATCGAAGAACACCTTTGCCATTTTTCAGGAGAAGTTGTTTCGTTTTCCCGGCTTCTTTGTCCAGCCGCGTACCCTGCGCAAATATACCTACCCCATTGCAGCCCATACCTTCGGGTATGTAGGCGAGGTTGGTCCCCGCGATATCGAAGCCAATCCCTATTATCAATCGGGAGACTATATTGGTATCAGTGGGATAGAACGCAGCTATGAGCAAGAACTCAGGGGACAAAAGGGGGTTAAGGTCCGCATGGTGGATGTGCTGAACCGGGATATCGGTTCGTTTCAGGAAGGCAGATTTGACACCATTGCTATTCCTGGCAAGGACCTTTACACCACCCTGGATGGACAATTGCAGCAGTATGGCGAAAAACTAATGCAAAACAAACGGGGAAGTATTGTGGCTATTGAGCCTTCCACTGGTGAGATCCTGGCACTGGTTTCAACGCCTTCCTATGATCCCAACCTGCTTGTTGGCCGGGTCCGCAACGAAAACTACCGGAAGTTGCAGGAAGACACCCTCAAGCCTTTGTTCAACCGGGCCCTTATGGCTCAGTATCCTCCCGGCTCAGCCTTTAAAATCGTGAATACACTGACAGCGCTGCAGGAAGGCGTAATCAATTACAACACCCAATATGGCTGTGGGGGTGCTTATTACAGCGGAAGGATCAGGGTGGCCTGCCACAGCCATGCAAGCCCGGTGAATGCACACCGGGGCATCCAGTTCAGCTGCAACACCTTCAGTTGCATCACCTTCAGGCAAATCCTTGATCAGCCTAGATTCAGCAATATCCAGGAAGGTTTTAATACCTGGCGGAAATATGTGACCAGCTTTGGTTTTGGGCAGCCCTTTGGAAGCGACCTTGCTCATGAACTCAGCGGGCTGATTCCTTCTTCGGAATATTACGACAAGATTTACGGGCCAAGGGGCTGGCGCTCTCTTACGGTGATTTCCCTTGCCATAGGACAGGGCGAGGTGGGCACCACCCCGGTGCAACTGGCCAACCTGGTAGCCACGATGGCCAACCGGGGTTACTATTACACGCCTCACATCGTCAGGGCAATCGCCCACCCCGACAGCCTTCAGGAACGTTTTTTGGAGAAACATAACACCCTGATCGATCAAGCCCATTTTGAAGAAATTGCAGAAGCCATGCGCGATGTCGTGAGTGCCGGAACCGGTCAGTTCTCGATGATCCCTGGCATCAGCATGGGAGGAAAAACAGGCACAGTACAAAATCCACACGGCGAGAATCACAGCGTATTTATTGCCTTTGCACCCGTGGAAGACCCCAAAATTGCCATCTCGGTGGTAGTTGAGAATGCCGGATACGGGGCTACCTGGGCTGCACCCATTGCCAGTTTGATGATTGAAAAATACCTTACCCGTCAAATTGGCCGCGCCTGGTTTGAACAGCGTATTTTAGAGGCCAGCTTTTAA
- a CDS encoding saccharopine dehydrogenase C-terminal domain-containing protein, with protein sequence MSNIVVLGAGMVGKAIAIDLSAQHQVTSADIDKESLEYLSSNYPIHTQGINLMEEERVAELVKDCDLVISAVPGFMGFDTLRTVIEAGKNIVDISFMPEDFMELNALAAQKGVTAITDCGVAPGVPNLIVGYHNELMDVENFEYVVGGLPRIKIYPFYYKAPFSPIDVIEEYTRPARYVEKGQLLTKPAMSEPELMFFEKVGTLEAFYTDGLRSLLSNMEHIPNMREKTLRYPGHIQLILALKTAGFFEKTPITINNTAIRPIDFTSKVLIDDWKLGPEEPEFTVMRIEISGKEEGQNKKIVYNLYDAYDPGTKLSSMARTTGFTATACAELVLQGRFAGKGVFPPELLGMDPDNFEFVMDYLAARKVIYNKTETKL encoded by the coding sequence ATGAGTAATATTGTTGTTTTAGGGGCAGGCATGGTGGGAAAGGCCATCGCCATTGATCTGTCTGCTCAGCATCAGGTCACCTCAGCCGATATTGACAAGGAATCCCTTGAGTACTTATCTTCCAACTATCCCATCCATACGCAGGGTATTAATCTGATGGAGGAAGAAAGGGTAGCTGAACTTGTTAAAGACTGCGACCTTGTGATTTCGGCCGTACCAGGATTCATGGGGTTCGATACCCTTCGAACCGTTATTGAAGCCGGGAAAAACATAGTCGATATTTCCTTTATGCCCGAGGACTTTATGGAACTTAACGCCTTGGCGGCTCAAAAGGGGGTAACTGCCATCACCGATTGCGGGGTGGCACCCGGGGTGCCCAACCTGATCGTTGGCTATCACAATGAGTTGATGGATGTCGAAAATTTTGAATACGTGGTGGGCGGCCTCCCGCGCATCAAGATCTATCCCTTCTATTATAAAGCCCCGTTCTCGCCGATCGACGTCATTGAAGAATATACCCGCCCCGCTCGCTATGTAGAGAAAGGGCAGCTCCTCACCAAACCTGCGATGAGCGAACCCGAACTGATGTTTTTCGAAAAAGTAGGCACCCTCGAAGCGTTTTATACCGACGGGCTTCGATCGCTTCTTTCCAATATGGAGCATATCCCCAATATGCGAGAGAAAACCCTGCGCTATCCCGGCCATATCCAGTTGATCCTGGCCCTGAAAACAGCTGGTTTCTTTGAAAAAACGCCTATCACCATCAACAACACCGCCATAAGGCCCATCGATTTCACCAGCAAGGTACTGATCGACGATTGGAAACTGGGCCCCGAAGAGCCCGAATTCACCGTGATGCGCATTGAGATTTCCGGTAAGGAGGAAGGTCAAAACAAAAAGATCGTTTATAACCTCTACGATGCATACGATCCGGGCACAAAATTATCTTCAATGGCCCGCACAACGGGCTTTACGGCAACAGCCTGCGCCGAACTTGTTCTACAGGGCCGCTTTGCGGGCAAGGGAGTCTTCCCGCCCGAACTTCTGGGGATGGACCCCGATAACTTTGAATTTGTAATGGATTACCTGGCCGCCCGTAAGGTCATATACAACAAAACCGAAACCAAACTGTAA
- the gatE gene encoding Glu-tRNA(Gln) amidotransferase subunit GatE, giving the protein MKKQSDALRNYRETLKAIGYVPRKKATQKDYDRIGFMSGLEVHQQLDTKRKLFCRCPCGIYQAPDDYDAEVIRHMRPTLSELGEYDGTALMEFKTRKEIVYRIKNATTCTYEVDDTPPFPLNNEALDIAIQISLLKKLNLVGEVHITRKQYLDGSIPTGFQRTAIIGVEGEIQLRNKKVRLIQLSLEEDSCREVSDIGHTRVYRTDRLGMPLIETVTYPDMVNPDEVAEACQFIRFLNRSTGKVRTGMGAARQDVNVSCRGGSRVEIKGVAHIRWIPELTHNESFRQWALLHIRERLLEKVKKPEVWQMTWQRIDPVYFDFRSKILKNLKEQQLELYAVCLPRFGGILSHFTQPGKVFADEISERLKVIACIEKPNMTHSEDLKPLENEEVFARLRKVLGAKAEDGIILFWGPADDIPTALETIEERCRMAFVGVPNETRKSFENGTTIFERVLPGADRMYPDTDSAPIPLEEERIKRLSRDLPLEAMEAYRQMQDWNVPEDTYLYILKKNFFPLLKQMVEELDVDPVFAGTLLGHRLRFVEGHFEVSKSFRYEQLLEILREIKSRGLDREIIKPILPVLVQHPKMDFDSILVSINFKPQKPEEVLAGVRFLKKKYATIGRRKDEDARVNWMMGQLRKNALGNIALPDLRAALENGKKEEIRSEK; this is encoded by the coding sequence ATGAAGAAGCAATCTGATGCCTTGAGAAATTACCGCGAAACCCTGAAGGCCATTGGCTATGTCCCCCGTAAAAAAGCCACCCAGAAAGATTACGACCGCATCGGTTTCATGTCGGGTTTGGAGGTCCACCAGCAACTCGACACCAAGCGCAAGCTTTTCTGCCGTTGCCCCTGCGGCATTTACCAGGCTCCCGATGATTACGATGCCGAGGTGATTCGCCATATGCGGCCAACCCTGAGCGAGCTGGGGGAATACGACGGTACTGCCCTGATGGAATTCAAGACCCGCAAGGAGATCGTTTACCGCATTAAGAATGCTACCACCTGCACTTACGAGGTGGATGATACCCCGCCCTTTCCCCTCAACAATGAAGCCCTCGACATCGCCATTCAAATCAGCCTACTGAAAAAACTGAACCTGGTAGGAGAGGTCCACATCACCCGAAAGCAATATCTCGATGGCAGCATCCCAACAGGCTTCCAGAGAACAGCCATCATCGGTGTAGAAGGCGAGATTCAGCTGCGCAATAAAAAGGTCCGCCTTATCCAGCTCAGCCTCGAAGAGGACTCCTGCCGTGAGGTCTCTGATATTGGACACACCAGGGTTTACCGCACAGACCGGTTGGGGATGCCGCTCATCGAAACGGTGACCTATCCCGATATGGTCAACCCCGACGAGGTGGCCGAAGCCTGCCAGTTCATCCGCTTCCTGAACCGCAGTACGGGCAAGGTCCGTACCGGAATGGGTGCTGCCCGTCAGGACGTCAACGTGAGTTGTCGCGGAGGATCACGCGTTGAAATCAAAGGCGTGGCCCACATTCGCTGGATTCCCGAACTGACCCATAACGAATCTTTCCGCCAATGGGCTTTATTACATATTCGCGAACGCCTGCTTGAGAAGGTGAAAAAGCCTGAGGTCTGGCAAATGACCTGGCAAAGGATCGACCCTGTATATTTTGACTTCCGGTCAAAGATCCTTAAAAACCTCAAGGAACAGCAGTTGGAGTTGTATGCCGTTTGCCTGCCACGTTTTGGCGGTATCCTGTCGCACTTCACTCAGCCCGGAAAGGTCTTTGCCGATGAGATCAGCGAACGCCTGAAAGTCATTGCCTGCATTGAAAAGCCCAATATGACCCATTCGGAAGACTTGAAACCTCTGGAGAATGAAGAGGTCTTTGCCCGTCTCCGCAAGGTGCTTGGCGCCAAAGCCGAAGATGGCATCATCCTGTTCTGGGGCCCGGCAGACGACATCCCCACCGCATTGGAGACCATTGAGGAGCGCTGCCGTATGGCCTTCGTTGGAGTTCCCAACGAAACCCGTAAGTCGTTTGAAAACGGTACTACCATTTTCGAGCGCGTACTGCCTGGGGCTGATCGCATGTATCCCGATACCGATTCGGCGCCCATTCCTTTAGAGGAGGAACGCATTAAAAGGCTATCGAGAGACCTGCCCCTTGAGGCCATGGAAGCTTACCGCCAAATGCAGGATTGGAATGTGCCCGAAGACACGTATCTTTATATACTGAAGAAGAATTTTTTCCCCTTGCTGAAACAGATGGTGGAAGAACTGGATGTTGACCCTGTTTTTGCCGGAACCCTGCTGGGCCACCGCCTGCGTTTTGTGGAAGGACATTTCGAGGTTTCCAAAAGCTTCAGGTATGAGCAACTGCTTGAAATTCTTCGCGAAATTAAGTCCAGGGGCCTCGACCGGGAGATCATCAAGCCCATTTTGCCTGTTTTAGTTCAACATCCCAAGATGGATTTCGATTCCATCCTGGTTAGCATCAACTTTAAGCCCCAGAAACCCGAAGAGGTATTGGCCGGGGTGCGCTTTCTGAAAAAGAAATATGCGACCATTGGCCGACGAAAAGATGAAGATGCCCGCGTCAACTGGATGATGGGTCAACTTCGCAAAAATGCCTTGGGAAACATCGCCCTCCCTGATTTGCGCGCTGCCCTGGAAAATGGGAAGAAGGAAGAGATCAGAAGTGAGAAATGA
- the gatD gene encoding Glu-tRNA(Gln) amidotransferase subunit GatD, which yields MSEDFFQGYKGQALEVLKKYNVRVWGQATIETSRGNFVGTVLPRSENDDDRHLVLKIPTGYNVGIAVDTILDMKETGYKKANYKIPEKEFPYTEGLPKVKLIGTGGTIASRLDYRTGAVIPAFSPGELYGAVPELADICNLTTEKVFAVFSENMGPEQYKKLAIAIGKEIENGIDGIVIGHGTDTLHHTAAALTFMVQNPPIPIVLVGSQRSSDRPSSDAALNLMHACYTAGHGDIAEVMVCMFGPTSDDYAFLHRGTRVRKMHSSYRSTFRTLGETPLATVTRQGVKPIKAEYNHRRKDRKVNIMPYFEEKVAIVYYYPNMMPDMIDSLIENGYKGIIIAGTGLGHVNIPLYPALDRARKAGVAVYMTVQTLWGYVQMFVYETGREMMALGVVPGENLLPEVAYIKLGWALGQTSDLEEVKRIMLTPINDDITPREPYNGYLIYQGGVPEVEAFIRKFRK from the coding sequence ATGAGCGAAGACTTTTTCCAGGGATATAAAGGACAGGCCCTTGAGGTCCTGAAAAAATATAACGTCAGGGTCTGGGGCCAGGCTACCATTGAAACCAGCCGTGGCAACTTTGTGGGTACGGTGCTGCCCCGATCCGAAAACGACGACGACCGCCACCTCGTGCTTAAGATTCCCACCGGATACAATGTTGGCATTGCTGTCGATACTATCCTCGACATGAAGGAAACTGGCTATAAAAAAGCCAATTACAAGATCCCAGAAAAGGAATTTCCTTATACCGAAGGGCTTCCCAAAGTGAAGCTTATTGGTACGGGCGGTACCATTGCCTCCCGCCTCGACTACCGCACCGGTGCTGTGATACCTGCTTTCTCCCCGGGAGAACTCTATGGGGCCGTTCCCGAGCTGGCTGATATCTGCAACCTCACTACCGAGAAGGTTTTTGCTGTTTTCAGCGAGAATATGGGTCCTGAGCAATATAAAAAACTGGCCATCGCCATTGGCAAGGAGATCGAGAATGGCATCGATGGCATTGTGATTGGCCACGGCACCGACACCCTTCACCACACTGCGGCCGCCCTCACCTTTATGGTGCAGAACCCGCCAATACCCATTGTGTTGGTGGGCTCACAGCGCTCGTCCGACCGTCCGTCCTCCGATGCTGCCCTCAACCTGATGCACGCTTGCTACACCGCAGGCCACGGAGACATTGCCGAAGTGATGGTCTGTATGTTCGGGCCCACTTCTGATGATTATGCTTTTCTCCACCGCGGAACCCGTGTCCGTAAGATGCATTCTTCCTATCGCAGCACCTTCCGCACCCTGGGAGAAACACCCCTGGCCACTGTCACCCGACAGGGCGTAAAACCCATAAAGGCAGAATACAACCACCGCCGTAAGGACCGCAAGGTCAACATAATGCCTTACTTCGAGGAAAAGGTCGCCATCGTGTATTACTATCCCAATATGATGCCTGATATGATCGATTCACTTATCGAAAATGGTTATAAGGGTATCATCATTGCAGGTACCGGGCTCGGTCATGTGAACATACCCTTGTATCCCGCCCTCGATCGCGCCCGAAAGGCTGGTGTCGCCGTCTATATGACTGTTCAGACTCTTTGGGGCTATGTGCAGATGTTTGTCTATGAAACCGGCCGTGAAATGATGGCCTTGGGTGTGGTTCCCGGCGAAAACCTCTTGCCCGAAGTGGCTTACATCAAGCTCGGGTGGGCCCTGGGGCAAACCAGCGACCTGGAAGAAGTGAAGCGCATTATGCTTACCCCCATCAACGACGACATCACCCCCCGCGAACCTTACAATGGATACCTGATCTATCAGGGAGGAGTGCCCGAGGTGGAGGCGTTTATAAGGAAATTCAGAAAATAA
- a CDS encoding N-acetylmuramoyl-L-alanine amidase-like domain-containing protein: MVSNLIKAKGLAVLFIHLMLFSGCQARQAPPAKDEAGRMGWSESCVKVEEMSISVSEADMAMINELVSSISKEAGKVAEIGDLILSLGEKLLGTPYVAHTLEVNATEQLVVNLQEVDCTTFVEYILALALTIEEGKAGFEDYASILACLRYREGYPNGYASRLHYFSEWLHLHAQQGLLELVSEPIGSKPFDSKVSFMTAHPGAYPQMADPAILEQMKEVEKNVSALKTNFIPKEDIREVEKYIQNGDIIAFTTDIEGLDVSHTGFAYFREGRLHLLHASTRGNSVEVSVVPLSEYLAEMRRVIGILVARVK; this comes from the coding sequence ATGGTTTCAAATTTGATAAAAGCAAAAGGACTTGCAGTGCTGTTCATCCACTTGATGCTTTTCAGCGGCTGCCAGGCAAGGCAGGCCCCGCCTGCAAAGGATGAAGCAGGAAGGATGGGATGGAGCGAATCTTGTGTGAAGGTGGAGGAAATGTCCATAAGCGTCAGTGAGGCAGATATGGCAATGATAAACGAACTGGTGTCCAGCATTTCAAAGGAGGCAGGAAAAGTCGCAGAAATTGGGGACTTGATCCTTTCCCTGGGGGAAAAGCTCCTTGGCACCCCCTATGTGGCGCATACCCTGGAGGTGAACGCTACGGAGCAGTTGGTAGTGAACCTGCAGGAGGTGGACTGCACGACTTTCGTGGAATACATCCTGGCACTTGCCCTGACCATCGAAGAGGGTAAAGCCGGTTTTGAGGACTATGCCAGCATCCTGGCCTGCCTGCGCTACCGGGAAGGCTACCCCAATGGATATGCATCCCGCCTGCACTACTTCTCGGAATGGCTGCACTTGCACGCACAGCAAGGATTGCTGGAACTGGTGAGTGAACCCATTGGCAGCAAGCCTTTCGACAGCAAAGTATCATTTATGACCGCGCATCCCGGTGCATACCCCCAAATGGCCGATCCTGCCATTTTAGAACAAATGAAGGAAGTGGAGAAGAATGTATCGGCCTTAAAAACAAATTTCATCCCGAAAGAAGACATACGGGAGGTTGAAAAGTACATTCAAAACGGTGATATCATTGCTTTTACTACCGATATTGAAGGCTTGGATGTTTCGCATACCGGATTTGCATATTTCAGGGAAGGCCGGCTGCATTTGCTGCACGCCTCTACCCGCGGCAATAGCGTTGAGGTAAGCGTGGTTCCCTTAAGCGAATATCTTGCGGAAATGCGAAGGGTCATTGGCATTTTGGTGGCCAGGGTCAAATAA
- a CDS encoding DUF362 domain-containing protein, which produces MKMRFFLLALWILPLGLARAQTPDIASVKGNDVFEQTIQAVELLGGMDRFVKPGNAVGILVNSDFRNRGAYVDPEVVIATIKMAFDAGATDIVFLQPIKPDYWTRTPLEPEYREMIARTREIKENQFPAVFSEDVFVKVPKVEGAVSVKDLELVKELFEVDVFINIPIAKHHATTILTNSMKNLMGLNTRASNVKFHLDGPSRNDPEFLAQCIADLYLVRPPDLIISDVTYCFVTNGPNGPGDVVSPLKVVTGTDPVAVDTYCAQQIGFLPEDVLTIQKGYEIGLGEKDLSKLSILEVNNE; this is translated from the coding sequence ATGAAAATGAGATTTTTTTTACTTGCTTTGTGGATCCTGCCCTTGGGTTTGGCCCGTGCGCAGACCCCCGACATTGCCTCGGTCAAGGGCAATGATGTTTTTGAACAAACCATCCAGGCGGTGGAGTTATTGGGTGGTATGGATCGTTTTGTGAAACCGGGCAATGCAGTAGGCATCCTGGTCAATTCCGATTTCCGCAACAGGGGAGCTTACGTCGATCCAGAGGTGGTGATCGCCACCATCAAGATGGCCTTCGATGCCGGCGCCACCGACATCGTGTTTCTGCAACCCATCAAACCCGATTACTGGACGCGGACCCCACTGGAACCTGAGTACCGGGAAATGATCGCACGTACCCGTGAGATCAAGGAAAATCAATTTCCTGCTGTCTTCAGCGAGGATGTTTTTGTCAAAGTACCCAAGGTGGAGGGCGCTGTCAGTGTAAAGGATCTTGAGCTGGTCAAGGAACTCTTTGAAGTGGATGTGTTCATCAACATCCCCATTGCCAAACATCATGCCACCACCATCCTGACCAACAGCATGAAGAACCTGATGGGCCTTAACACCCGGGCATCCAACGTGAAGTTCCATCTCGATGGTCCCTCACGCAACGACCCTGAGTTTCTGGCCCAGTGCATTGCTGACCTGTACCTGGTACGTCCCCCTGATCTGATTATCTCCGATGTCACTTATTGCTTTGTGACCAATGGCCCCAACGGCCCCGGCGATGTTGTCAGCCCTCTGAAGGTGGTCACTGGCACTGACCCTGTTGCCGTCGATACCTATTGCGCACAGCAGATCGGCTTCCTGCCTGAGGATGTCCTGACCATTCAGAAAGGTTACGAAATCGGACTGGGCGAAAAAGACCTTTCAAAACTATCAATCCTGGAGGTAAACAATGAGTAG